A part of Acidisarcina sp. genomic DNA contains:
- the thrS gene encoding threonine--tRNA ligase — protein MSSSENTIQNTIAKDTIQVQLPDGTVKSFPGGATAFDVAYSISPRLAAASVVARIKPLHTTAAESHTTETAATEESMYAANDPDAERLVDLSAPLRTDVELQLLTEKDPESLQVVRHSAAHVLATAVLELFPETKLGHGPATDAGFFYDFYRPTPFTPDDLKAIEARMAEIVARDEKFVCEHEPREKGLQEFQADNDFMKVHFVEKFTKPGEEISLYRNGRFVDFCRGPHVPSTGRVKAFKVLSIAGAYWLGDEKNPQLQRIYGTAFFSQKEMDAHFARLEEAAKRDHRVIGKQMDLFSIQELAGPGLIFWHPKGAMIRKIMEDWMREECIRRGYSLVYTPHVARVNLWQTSGHEGFYSNNMFTPMKLDDADYRMKPMNCPFHILIYKNSPKSYRDLPVRYAELGNVYRYELSGTMHGLLRVRGFTQDDAHIFCTPEQVEDEVVACIDFAQSVLETFGFKEFKVELSTWDPKDRAHYAGSDDKWDLAIHSLEHALERKQIPYKTIPGEAAFYGPKIDIKLVDVLGRLWQLSTVQFDFNLPARFELEYVGEDGERHQPVMVHRALFGSVERFFGVLIEHYAGAFPLWLAPVQVGLVPISERHLAYAEKIQQQLQNAGIRVELDGRNEKMNAKIRDLTMQKIPYILVMGDKEEAAGSVSVRTRAKGDQGSVPFAEFLGRIEALIASRSTDL, from the coding sequence ATGAGTTCATCCGAAAATACGATCCAAAATACAATCGCCAAAGATACAATCCAGGTTCAACTGCCCGACGGCACGGTCAAATCGTTTCCCGGTGGCGCGACCGCCTTTGACGTCGCCTACAGCATCTCGCCGCGTCTTGCCGCTGCTTCCGTAGTAGCACGCATTAAGCCGCTGCACACCACAGCAGCGGAAAGCCACACAACCGAGACGGCAGCCACCGAAGAATCCATGTATGCGGCGAACGATCCCGATGCGGAAAGACTCGTAGACCTGAGCGCACCGCTTCGCACGGATGTCGAGCTCCAGTTGCTCACGGAAAAGGATCCGGAGTCGCTGCAAGTCGTGCGTCATTCCGCGGCTCATGTGCTGGCTACAGCAGTCCTCGAACTCTTTCCCGAAACAAAGCTGGGACACGGACCGGCAACCGATGCGGGCTTCTTCTATGACTTTTACCGGCCCACGCCGTTCACCCCCGACGACCTGAAGGCGATTGAAGCGAGGATGGCCGAGATCGTCGCACGCGACGAGAAGTTCGTCTGCGAACACGAGCCTCGCGAGAAGGGGCTCCAGGAGTTCCAGGCCGACAACGACTTCATGAAGGTTCACTTTGTCGAGAAGTTCACCAAGCCCGGCGAGGAGATTTCGCTCTATCGCAATGGCCGTTTTGTGGACTTCTGCCGTGGGCCGCATGTTCCTTCCACGGGCCGCGTCAAGGCGTTCAAAGTGCTCAGCATCGCTGGAGCCTATTGGCTGGGCGACGAAAAGAATCCGCAACTCCAGCGTATCTACGGCACCGCATTCTTCTCGCAGAAAGAGATGGACGCGCACTTCGCGCGGCTGGAAGAGGCGGCCAAGCGCGACCATCGCGTAATCGGCAAACAGATGGATCTCTTCTCCATTCAGGAGCTGGCCGGGCCGGGGCTCATCTTCTGGCATCCCAAGGGCGCCATGATCCGCAAGATCATGGAGGACTGGATGCGCGAGGAGTGCATTCGGCGCGGGTATTCGCTGGTCTACACTCCGCACGTAGCACGCGTGAACCTGTGGCAGACCAGCGGCCACGAAGGCTTCTACTCGAACAATATGTTCACGCCCATGAAGTTGGACGATGCAGACTACCGCATGAAGCCGATGAATTGCCCCTTCCATATCCTGATCTACAAGAACTCGCCAAAGAGTTATCGCGATCTTCCGGTGCGCTATGCGGAGTTGGGCAACGTCTATCGCTACGAGCTTTCAGGAACGATGCATGGCTTGTTGCGCGTACGTGGCTTTACGCAGGATGACGCGCACATCTTCTGCACGCCCGAACAGGTGGAAGACGAGGTCGTAGCCTGTATCGACTTTGCACAATCCGTCCTCGAAACCTTCGGCTTCAAGGAATTCAAGGTGGAGCTCTCGACGTGGGATCCGAAGGATCGCGCCCACTACGCGGGCAGCGACGATAAGTGGGATCTCGCCATCCACTCGCTGGAACACGCACTCGAGCGGAAGCAGATTCCCTATAAGACGATTCCCGGCGAAGCCGCATTCTATGGCCCCAAGATCGACATCAAGCTGGTCGATGTCCTGGGCCGTTTGTGGCAGCTCTCCACCGTGCAGTTCGACTTCAATCTGCCGGCACGCTTTGAGCTGGAGTATGTCGGGGAGGATGGCGAGCGGCATCAGCCGGTGATGGTTCACCGCGCACTGTTCGGCTCGGTGGAGCGATTCTTCGGCGTGCTCATCGAGCATTACGCTGGCGCATTTCCGCTGTGGCTTGCTCCGGTGCAGGTGGGATTGGTGCCCATCAGCGAACGGCATCTCGCCTACGCGGAAAAGATACAACAACAGTTACAGAATGCCGGAATCCGCGTGGAACTGGATGGCCGCAACGAAAAGATGAATGCGAAGATCCGCGATCTCACCATGCAGAAGATTCCCTACATTCTCGTAATGGGCGATAAAGAGGAA